In Methylocystis echinoides, one genomic interval encodes:
- a CDS encoding IS3 family transposase (programmed frameshift) produces MKRARFTEEQIIGVLREHEAGAKTADLARKHGVSEATLYNWKAKYGGMDVSEAKRLKALEEENVKLKKLLAEAMLDASALRELLFKKMVGPAAKREGVAHLRAAMGLSERRACGLVGADRTMIRYRSRRSPDIELREQIRDLANARKRFGYRRLFILLRQAGEPSGVNRIYRLYREEGLSVRKRRSRKRAVGTRGPIPIEAKANARWSLDFVHDQFASGRRFRVLNIVDDATRECLAAIPDTSISGRRVARELTALIGRRGKPGTIVSDNGTEFTSNAMLSWSEEHRIAWHFIAPGKPMQNGFCESFNGRMRDELLNETLFLGLDHAREKIAAWVDDYNHRRPHSALAYLTPAAYAASLPATCNRLRNPDQLRRSHVAHIAPHGVKLHGAPIAAG; encoded by the exons ATGAAGCGTGCACGTTTCACTGAAGAGCAGATTATCGGCGTGCTGCGGGAGCATGAGGCAGGCGCGAAGACCGCCGATCTCGCCCGCAAGCACGGCGTTTCCGAAGCGACGCTCTACAACTGGAAAGCCAAATACGGCGGCATGGACGTTTCGGAGGCTAAGCGTCTGAAGGCGCTGGAAGAGGAGAATGTAAAGCTTAAGAAGCTGTTGGCGGAAGCCATGCTCGACGCCTCCGCGCTCCGTGAGCTTCTGT TCAAAAAAATGGTAGGGCCCGCCGCCAAGCGCGAGGGAGTCGCGCATCTGCGGGCCGCGATGGGCCTGTCGGAACGGCGGGCCTGTGGCCTTGTCGGCGCGGATCGCACGATGATCCGCTATCGTTCTCGGCGTTCGCCGGACATAGAGCTGCGGGAGCAGATCCGCGATCTCGCCAACGCCCGCAAGCGCTTCGGTTACCGGCGTTTATTCATTTTGCTGCGCCAGGCGGGCGAGCCTTCGGGCGTCAACCGCATCTACCGGCTCTATCGCGAGGAGGGCCTGAGCGTGCGCAAACGACGATCGCGAAAACGCGCCGTCGGGACACGGGGGCCAATTCCAATTGAGGCAAAGGCCAATGCGCGGTGGTCGCTCGACTTCGTTCACGACCAGTTCGCTAGCGGTCGCCGCTTCCGGGTTCTGAACATCGTGGACGACGCGACGCGTGAATGTCTCGCAGCAATCCCCGACACGTCGATTTCGGGCCGTCGCGTCGCGCGGGAGCTTACGGCGCTGATCGGCAGGCGCGGCAAGCCAGGGACGATCGTTTCCGACAATGGCACGGAGTTCACCTCGAACGCGATGCTCTCCTGGTCAGAGGAGCATCGGATCGCTTGGCATTTCATCGCCCCGGGCAAGCCCATGCAGAACGGCTTCTGTGAGAGCTTCAATGGGCGGATGCGCGACGAACTCCTAAACGAGACGCTGTTTCTCGGGCTAGACCACGCCCGAGAGAAGATCGCGGCCTGGGTCGATGACTACAATCACCGGCGACCGCATTCCGCGCTCGCCTACCTAACCCCGGCAGCCTACGCCGCCTCGCTCCCCGCAACATGCAATCGGCTGCGCAACCCCGACCAGCTTCGCCGATCGCATGTTGCTCACATCGCGCCTCACGGCGTAAAACTCCACGGGGCTCCAATCGCCGCTGGATGA
- a CDS encoding transposase domain-containing protein has protein sequence MPGHYAWAQQTLERIADRWPNKNIEALMPWNFKPTE, from the coding sequence GTGCCAGGTCACTACGCCTGGGCCCAGCAGACCCTCGAACGAATCGCCGATCGATGGCCCAACAAGAACATCGAGGCGCTCATGCCCTGGAATTTCAAGCCCACCGAGTGA
- a CDS encoding transposase, with product MSTPMRRTDTNQFIEVRAERLEGALVGERRRWSEDFKDRAIAASLEPGTNFSALARSPDIAPSQLFGWCRAAALRAKKNRFRRRRSRVRQRRGAWR from the coding sequence ATGTCTACGCCTATGCGCAGAACTGACACGAACCAGTTCATCGAGGTCCGCGCGGAACGTCTCGAAGGAGCGCTGGTCGGAGAACGCCGACGTTGGTCGGAGGACTTCAAGGACCGAGCGATCGCCGCGTCGCTTGAGCCCGGCACGAATTTCTCGGCGCTGGCGCGTTCGCCGGATATCGCGCCGTCGCAACTTTTCGGGTGGTGTCGCGCTGCCGCTCTGCGGGCGAAAAAAAATCGATTCAGGCGCCGGCGGAGCCGCGTGCGGCAAAGACGCGGCGCGTGGAGATAG
- a CDS encoding transposase has protein sequence MRARFRLIVTIRPKYAYKDPAAILQAPAPEHIVEAGLPTEALLAQVAVSKYADGLPLYRQEAIYVRDGVELGRSLMAQWMGAVAFHFEPLAAHVLARIREGERILTCH, from the coding sequence TGATCGTGACGATCCGGCCGAAATACGCCTACAAGGACCCCGCCGCAATCCTGCAAGCGCCGGCGCCCGAGCACATCGTTGAAGCCGGCTTGCCGACGGAAGCGCTGCTCGCGCAAGTCGCGGTGTCTAAATACGCCGATGGGCTGCCGCTCTACCGCCAAGAGGCCATCTACGTTCGCGACGGCGTTGAGCTGGGACGCTCGCTGATGGCGCAATGGATGGGCGCGGTAGCTTTCCACTTCGAGCCGCTGGCGGCGCATGTGCTCGCGCGCATCCGCGAGGGCGAACGGATCTTGACCTGCCACTGA